One part of the Streptomyces nigra genome encodes these proteins:
- the sigM gene encoding RNA polymerase sigma factor SigM, translating to MTDRTAHGDASDQDLLALHVAGDPDAFGEIVRRHRDRLWAVALRTLGDREEAADAVQDALVSAYRAAHTFRGQSAVTTWLHRITVNACLDRARKAASRKTSPVDDTERLEQLLDPHESASAPAERNDLHRQLLEALGTLPPDQRAALVLVDMQGYPVAEAARVLDVPTGTVKSRCARGRARLLPLLAHLRPERGAGGKDPGERRNRTQGTSVPPAVGPRATGQDTEPRDNGPSDSAAVKGGGGRA from the coding sequence GTGACAGATCGCACCGCTCACGGCGACGCGAGCGATCAGGACCTCCTCGCCCTGCACGTGGCCGGGGACCCCGACGCCTTCGGTGAGATCGTGCGGCGCCACCGCGACCGTCTCTGGGCAGTGGCCCTGCGCACGCTGGGGGACCGCGAGGAGGCCGCCGACGCCGTCCAGGACGCCCTCGTCTCCGCCTACCGGGCCGCCCACACCTTCCGGGGCCAGTCGGCCGTCACGACCTGGCTGCACCGGATCACGGTGAACGCCTGCCTGGACCGCGCCCGCAAGGCCGCCTCGCGCAAGACCTCGCCGGTCGACGACACCGAGCGCCTCGAGCAACTCCTGGATCCGCACGAGTCGGCCTCTGCTCCCGCCGAGCGCAACGATCTGCACCGCCAACTACTGGAAGCACTCGGCACCCTGCCCCCCGACCAGCGGGCGGCTCTCGTCCTCGTGGACATGCAGGGCTACCCCGTCGCGGAGGCGGCCCGGGTCCTGGACGTCCCCACCGGAACGGTGAAGAGCCGCTGTGCGCGGGGCAGAGCCCGTCTGCTGCCTCTGCTCGCCCATCTGCGGCCCGAGCGCGGAGCCGGCGGAAAGGATCCGGGCGAGAGGCGGAACCGGACGCAGGGGACATCCGTCCCACCGGCAGTGGGTCCACGTGCCACGGGTCAGGACACGGAGCCACGCGACAACGGTCCGAGTGATTCAGCCGCAGTGAAGGGCGGAGGTGGGCGAGCGTGA